TTTGACTTATGTAACTCAACTCTTCATATATGTAAGGAAGAGAACAACAAACTCACATAGACAGATCAACTGAAAAGAAAGGTAGAAAGAAGATCAAAGTAAAgaactctctcatctctctgAGCTTTGGTCAATTGGAGAAGTCATAGAATCTATTTTAATTCATCCATTGCCATGGAGAGCAATAGCAAATCAGAAACAGCAGGAAAAGTTTTAAGATGCAAAGGTTCTTTTGCTTCATTTACATTCCATTCCTATTAATTTATCAGCTTTAGTTTCTATAATTTCTAGACTATTTGGATCTAAATTATTAACTATATgttgtttctttgtttgcaaCCCAAACAGCTGCAATTTGCAGAAATCCGGGAGAGCCACTTGTGATAGAGGACATTGAAGTAGACCCACCAAAAGCTTGGGAGATTCGGATCAAAATTATATGCACAACCCTCTGTCACACTGATATCACCTATTGGAAAATGAAAGGAGTAAGTTCTTCCCCACCATAGAAATAACAAATAGTGCACCTATTTAGTCTACTCAATACTATCCATCGTAAATTATCAAAAGTTTTAAATGGAATTAGTGCATTATCTCTCAAGGGACTTGTTGCAGCTTTTCCAAGAATTTTTGGGCATGAAGCAGTGGGGTAATTTTATATAACTCCACCTATCCTTATTTCCATTTCCTGAATGGTTATTCTTCATATAAGTTTCTAGCTTGTGTTATAGTTTTGGCTTTTTAGTTACATTCAATTTCTTTCTGTGGTGATAGTGTTGTTGAAAGTGTGGGAGAGCATGTAGAAGAATTTATAGTGGGGGATACAGTGTTGCCGGTGTTCCTACCGAATTGCAATGAATGCAGAGACTGCAAGTCTCAAAAGAGCAACCTTTGCACAAAATTTCAGAACAATTATCCCCCTAATATGCCTAGGGATGGCACTAGCAGATTTAGAGACATGAATGGTGAGATTTTGCACCATTTCTTGTGGGTGTCTAGCTTCACTGAGTATACAGTGGTAGATGTAACCCATGCTGTGAAGATTACTCCTGAGATTCCAGCTGATAAGGCTTGCTTGCTTGGTTGTGGCGTGTCCACAGGTTAGTCTCTGTAAATTTCTACATGAATTGATAACACACATTTTATAGACCATCAAATTGATAGGGCTGTACTAGGAAGTCATTGcctttgtcctttttttttttggctatattTGGCCAGAGTTTCGGATTGTACAATCTTTCAAAGAGTTTCAATGGAGTAACATTTTTCTGGTCGGATTCAACCGAATAATTGTTTCCTCTGgttaattattttgaaactaATTAATAATTGAAAACTGGAGTACAAAATCGTAGTTGTCTGTGAAGCATAAGCAACCAGCAATCAAGTGGTGGCCAAGAAATAGAGCAGAAAGACTTTGATAATCGATAACCACCGATGACTTGAATCAACCGGTCGGCCGTTGTGGTAAAGTCACTTTGCTGAATGTTGCTTTGCATAGAGCAAGTCTAGGTCATATTGGCAATTTTATTTCCGGGCATCGgataaatttggattttggccaaaaatagtTGAATATAGACCACGACCAACTAGGCACTAGCTATGTTGGGTGAAGTGGTATCTTCCCCTTAGCAAAAGGGTGAAGTGGTATCTCCTCCTCATGGTCATTTGTTCGAACCT
The sequence above is drawn from the Quercus lobata isolate SW786 chromosome 12, ValleyOak3.0 Primary Assembly, whole genome shotgun sequence genome and encodes:
- the LOC115971947 gene encoding alcohol dehydrogenase-like 1 isoform X2 translates to MESNSKSETAGKVLRCKAAICRNPGEPLVIEDIEVDPPKAWEIRIKIICTTLCHTDITYWKMKGGLVAAFPRIFGHEAVGVVESVGEHVEEFIVGDTVLPVFLPNCNECRDCKSQKSNLCTKFQNNYPPNMPRDGTSRFRDMNGEILHHFLWVSSFTEYTVVDVTHAVKITPEIPADKACLLGCGVSTGIGAAWKVAEVEEGSTVAIFGLGPVGLAVAEGARQRGALKIIAVDLNPEKSDIGKKFGVTDFVNPKTCGEKPVSEVIKELTNGGADYCFECIGLASLMQEAFLSSRKSGLGKDSDTWSGDAWLATKSQPL